The proteins below are encoded in one region of Campylobacter sp. CNRCH_2014_0184h:
- the murI gene encoding glutamate racemase, giving the protein MRLGVFDSGVGGLSVLKSLLQAKLFKEYIYYGDTARVPYGVKDKETIIKFSLEALEFFKEKKVDMLIIACNTVSAHALEILKANAPFPVLGVIEAGVLAVKNSLEDKDSNILVIATQATVDSHAYKQALIKEGFLKVEEKATGLFVPMVEEGIFQGDFLKAAFEYYFNKLKFHPNALILACTHFPLIAHSLEEYFGKNTKLIHSGEAIALQLQQEFNLASIQEEANIKFYASSDVEKLKKIANLWL; this is encoded by the coding sequence ATGAGACTAGGCGTTTTTGATAGCGGTGTAGGTGGGCTTAGTGTTTTAAAATCTTTACTTCAAGCAAAACTTTTTAAAGAATATATTTACTATGGGGATACTGCAAGAGTGCCTTATGGGGTTAAAGATAAAGAAACTATCATTAAATTTTCCCTAGAAGCTTTAGAATTTTTCAAAGAAAAAAAAGTCGATATGCTTATTATTGCGTGTAATACAGTTAGCGCACATGCTTTAGAAATTCTAAAAGCAAATGCACCATTTCCGGTTCTTGGAGTTATAGAAGCAGGAGTTTTAGCAGTTAAAAACTCTTTAGAAGATAAAGACTCTAATATATTAGTCATTGCAACACAAGCTACCGTGGATTCTCACGCTTATAAACAAGCTTTAATTAAAGAAGGTTTTTTAAAAGTGGAAGAAAAAGCAACTGGGCTTTTTGTACCTATGGTTGAAGAAGGGATTTTTCAAGGAGATTTTTTAAAAGCTGCTTTTGAGTATTATTTTAATAAGCTCAAATTTCATCCTAATGCTTTAATCTTAGCATGCACACATTTTCCCTTAATCGCTCATTCTTTGGAAGAGTATTTTGGTAAAAACACAAAACTTATTCATTCGGGTGAGGCTATAGCTTTGCAATTACAGCAAGAATTTAACTTAGCATCAATCCAAGAAGAAGCTAATATCAAATTTTATGCTTCAAGTGATGTAGAAAAACTAAAAAAAATTGCAAATTTATGGCTTTAA
- the secY gene encoding preprotein translocase subunit SecY has translation MNKTLTNKILITLAFLFAYRILAYVPVPGVNVSVIKEFFDSNASNALGLFNMFSGGAAERLSIISLGIMPYITASIIMELLAATFPNIGKMKKERDGMQKYMQIIRYATIAITLIQSIGVSIGLQSLHGKAGQSAIMIDMNTFIALSAVSMLAGTMLLMWIGEQITQRGIGNGISLIIFGGIVSTIPGAISGTVNLVNTGEMNFLTIIAILVVILLTIWAIIVVELGERRIPISYSRKVIMQNQNKRIMNYIPIKINLSGVIPPIFASAILMFPSTILQTSTNEYVLKIYDFLNPNGFFFHILTFLLVIFFAYFYASIVFNAKDIAENLKRQGGFIPGIRPGEGTANYLNEVASRLTLSGSIYLGLVATLPWLIVKLFGVPFYFGGTSVLIVVQVALDTMRKIEAQIYMNKYQTLSAVGL, from the coding sequence ATGAATAAAACATTGACAAATAAAATTCTCATAACATTAGCTTTTTTATTCGCTTATAGAATATTAGCTTATGTTCCAGTTCCGGGGGTTAATGTCAGTGTTATCAAGGAATTTTTTGATTCTAATGCATCTAATGCATTAGGCTTGTTTAATATGTTTAGTGGAGGTGCTGCTGAAAGACTTAGCATCATCTCTCTAGGCATTATGCCTTATATTACTGCTTCGATTATTATGGAGCTTTTAGCGGCAACTTTTCCTAATATAGGAAAAATGAAAAAAGAACGCGATGGTATGCAAAAATATATGCAAATTATCCGTTATGCTACTATAGCTATCACTTTGATACAAAGTATAGGCGTTTCTATAGGCTTACAAAGTCTTCATGGAAAAGCAGGTCAATCAGCCATTATGATTGATATGAATACTTTTATCGCACTTTCTGCTGTTTCTATGCTTGCAGGTACCATGCTTTTGATGTGGATAGGTGAGCAAATCACTCAACGCGGTATAGGAAATGGTATTTCTTTAATTATCTTTGGTGGTATTGTTTCTACAATTCCAGGTGCAATTAGTGGAACAGTAAATTTGGTAAATACAGGTGAGATGAATTTCTTGACTATCATTGCCATTTTAGTTGTAATTTTACTTACTATTTGGGCTATTATAGTAGTAGAACTTGGAGAAAGAAGAATTCCTATTTCTTACTCAAGAAAAGTAATCATGCAAAATCAAAACAAACGTATTATGAACTATATACCTATTAAGATCAACTTAAGTGGTGTTATTCCTCCTATTTTTGCAAGTGCGATTTTGATGTTTCCAAGTACTATTTTACAAACAAGTACAAATGAATATGTGTTAAAAATTTATGACTTTTTAAATCCAAATGGATTTTTCTTTCATATTTTAACATTCTTACTTGTTATTTTCTTTGCGTATTTTTATGCATCAATTGTATTTAATGCAAAAGATATAGCTGAAAATCTTAAAAGACAAGGTGGTTTCATACCAGGTATTAGACCAGGTGAAGGAACTGCAAATTATCTTAATGAAGTAGCGTCAAGACTTACCTTGTCAGGTTCTATTTATTTAGGGCTTGTAGCTACATTACCATGGCTTATTGTGAAGTTGTTTGGTGTGCCTTTTTATTTTGGTGGAACTTCTGTTTTGATTGTAGTTCAAGTAGCACTTGATACAATGAGAAAAATCGAAGCTCAAATTTATATGAATAAATACCAAACTTTAAGTGCAGTAGGCTTATAA
- the rplO gene encoding 50S ribosomal protein L15, with translation MNLTKAPGSTHKTKRIGRGQGSGMGKTSTKGGKGQTARKGYNEKRGFEGGQQPLQRRLPKVGFTSKFEKPYVINVEKITAIKELSEITFETINSIHKLSKNVNKVKLIGASAKDLASKIKDEKITFSGQK, from the coding sequence ATGAATTTAACAAAAGCACCAGGTTCAACACATAAAACCAAAAGAATAGGCCGTGGTCAAGGTAGTGGTATGGGTAAAACTTCTACTAAAGGTGGAAAAGGCCAAACTGCTAGAAAAGGTTATAATGAAAAAAGAGGTTTTGAAGGGGGTCAACAACCACTTCAAAGACGTTTACCAAAGGTAGGCTTTACTTCTAAATTTGAAAAACCTTATGTGATTAATGTTGAAAAAATCACAGCAATCAAAGAGCTTAGCGAAATTACATTTGAAACAATCAATAGCATTCATAAGCTTTCAAAAAATGTAAATAAAGTTAAGCTTATTGGAGCAAGCGCTAAAGATCTTGCTAGTAAAATTAAAGACGAGAAGATTACTTTTAGCGGACAAAAATAA
- a CDS encoding ribonuclease HII, giving the protein MALVGVDEAGRGALAGDMHIGACKLLKNIDGLADSKKLSAKKREELYGQILSSSNFLILAFSPLQIDTLGLSQCLQLALKIIKKHFNQDEILYDGNLNYGVLGIKTMIKADMKVQEVSAASILAKVSRDQKMCYFSKLYNHYDFDKHKGYGTKAHIEKIKAFGYSPLHRKSFMLKCFEKSLFD; this is encoded by the coding sequence ATGGCTTTAGTTGGAGTAGATGAGGCTGGACGCGGGGCTTTGGCTGGAGATATGCACATAGGAGCTTGCAAGCTTTTAAAAAATATTGATGGTTTGGCTGATTCTAAAAAATTAAGCGCAAAAAAAAGAGAAGAATTATATGGGCAAATTCTTTCTAGCTCAAATTTTTTAATCCTTGCTTTTTCGCCTTTGCAGATTGATACTTTAGGGCTTAGTCAGTGTTTACAGCTGGCTTTAAAAATCATCAAAAAACATTTTAACCAAGATGAGATTTTATATGATGGAAATTTAAATTATGGAGTTTTAGGTATAAAAACCATGATTAAAGCTGATATGAAAGTACAAGAAGTTTCGGCAGCTAGTATATTAGCCAAGGTAAGTCGTGATCAAAAAATGTGTTATTTTTCTAAATTATATAATCATTATGATTTTGATAAACACAAAGGTTATGGCACAAAAGCTCATATAGAAAAGATTAAAGCATTTGGTTATTCTCCCTTGCACCGCAAAAGCTTTATGCTAAAGTGTTTTGAGAAAAGCTTATTTGATTAA
- a CDS encoding type II asparaginase — protein sequence MCAAMALSLGAGILEAKPKVAILATGGTIAGSIDSSVATTGYTAGVLGVDALIKAVPQIQDLAVISGDQIANIDSKDMTNEIWLKLAKEVNRLLKSDVDGVVITHGTDTMEETAYFLNLTVKSDKPVVLVGAMRPSTAISADGPKNLYNAVALAANPQAKNKGVMVAMNDRIQSARGVMKTHSLNVNAFSSPDMGDMGYIVDGKAFFYNTNTKLHTKKSPFDVSKLKELPKVDILYSYANDGSGVAAKALFENGTKGIVVAGTGAGSIHDYQKDVLKELLKKGLNVAVSSRVVAGRVAVSDADAKLGFIDTGDMSPQKARVLLMLALTKTSDPKKIQEYFLKY from the coding sequence ATGTGTGCAGCTATGGCACTAAGTTTAGGAGCAGGAATTTTGGAAGCAAAACCAAAAGTTGCAATTTTAGCTACAGGTGGAACTATCGCTGGTTCGATTGATAGTTCAGTAGCTACTACAGGTTATACAGCTGGAGTTTTGGGGGTTGATGCTTTGATTAAGGCAGTACCTCAAATTCAAGATTTGGCAGTAATTAGCGGAGATCAAATTGCTAATATTGATAGCAAAGATATGACAAATGAAATTTGGCTAAAACTTGCTAAAGAAGTTAATAGACTTTTAAAATCTGATGTAGATGGAGTTGTAATTACTCATGGTACTGATACTATGGAAGAAACTGCATATTTCCTAAATTTAACCGTAAAAAGCGATAAGCCTGTTGTTTTGGTTGGTGCAATGCGCCCATCAACTGCAATTAGTGCAGATGGTCCTAAAAATCTTTACAACGCTGTGGCATTAGCAGCAAATCCTCAAGCAAAAAATAAAGGCGTAATGGTGGCTATGAATGATAGAATTCAAAGTGCTAGAGGCGTTATGAAAACTCATAGTTTAAATGTAAATGCATTTAGTTCACCAGATATGGGTGATATGGGTTATATAGTAGATGGAAAAGCATTTTTCTATAATACTAATACAAAATTACACACCAAAAAATCTCCATTTGATGTTAGCAAACTAAAAGAATTACCAAAAGTAGATATTCTTTATAGTTATGCAAATGATGGTAGCGGTGTTGCAGCAAAAGCTTTGTTTGAAAATGGAACCAAAGGTATAGTTGTAGCTGGAACAGGTGCTGGTAGTATTCATGATTATCAAAAAGATGTTTTAAAAGAATTGCTTAAAAAAGGTCTTAATGTAGCAGTAAGCTCACGCGTAGTAGCTGGTAGAGTTGCAGTAAGTGATGCTGATGCAAAACTTGGTTTCATTGATACAGGTGATATGAGTCCTCAAAAAGCTAGAGTGTTATTAATGCTTGCCCTAACTAAAACAAGTGATCCTAAGAAAATCCAAGAATATTTCTTAAAATACTAA
- a CDS encoding tRNA-dihydrouridine synthase gives MSLLLSELKIGNFYVKNRIVMPPMDMYETQVLDGKINQFHLIHYGARALGGVGLIIVQACAINENAKIADNDIGLWGDFQIQGHKELVELCHHFGAKIAIQLNHSGRKNSCKEAISKAPSNIAFSEKFSKLHVLSKDEILQIEQEFIQSAKRAKEAGYDAVELHSAHGYLLSSFLSPLSNQRGDEYGGSFENRIRLLCDIIKRIKKEVDVALFVRISATEWQEGGWNLEDSKKLALILEKLGIDMLDVSAGGNINKPSLVPNIAPLYQAPYAKALKEVVKIPISCVGLINSASEGEALLLGGVCDLVCYGRKLLRNPNFANEAAVALNERKKIMPNYSRAYL, from the coding sequence ATGTCTTTACTTTTAAGTGAGCTAAAGATTGGAAATTTTTATGTAAAAAATCGCATTGTAATGCCCCCTATGGATATGTATGAAACACAAGTTTTAGATGGTAAGATTAATCAATTTCACCTGATACATTATGGAGCCAGAGCTTTGGGTGGTGTTGGGCTTATCATAGTTCAAGCTTGTGCGATTAATGAAAATGCAAAAATAGCTGATAATGATATTGGTCTTTGGGGAGATTTTCAAATTCAAGGACATAAAGAGCTTGTTGAGCTTTGTCATCATTTTGGTGCTAAAATTGCCATTCAGCTAAATCACAGTGGCCGTAAAAATTCGTGTAAAGAAGCCATATCAAAAGCCCCAAGCAATATAGCTTTTAGTGAAAAATTTTCCAAACTTCATGTTTTAAGCAAAGATGAAATTTTACAAATTGAGCAAGAATTTATTCAAAGTGCTAAAAGAGCTAAAGAAGCAGGTTATGATGCAGTAGAGCTTCATAGTGCTCATGGATATTTGCTTAGCTCGTTTTTATCGCCTTTATCAAATCAAAGAGGTGATGAATATGGGGGTAGTTTTGAAAATAGAATACGTCTTTTGTGTGATATCATTAAGCGCATAAAAAAAGAAGTTGATGTTGCTTTATTTGTAAGAATTTCAGCCACGGAATGGCAAGAAGGTGGTTGGAATTTAGAAGATAGTAAAAAACTTGCCTTGATTTTAGAAAAATTAGGTATTGATATGTTAGATGTTTCAGCAGGAGGAAATATCAATAAACCTTCTTTAGTGCCAAACATAGCACCACTTTATCAAGCTCCTTATGCTAAGGCCTTAAAAGAAGTTGTTAAAATTCCTATATCTTGTGTAGGTCTTATAAATAGTGCTAGCGAAGGCGAGGCTTTGCTTTTGGGTGGGGTGTGTGATTTGGTTTGTTATGGTAGAAAATTACTAAGAAATCCAAATTTTGCAAATGAAGCCGCAGTTGCTTTAAATGAAAGAAAAAAAATTATGCCAAATTACTCCAGAGCGTATTTGTAA
- the rpsE gene encoding 30S ribosomal protein S5, whose translation MEKYNREEFEEVIVDIGRVTKVVKGGRRFRFTALVIVGNRKGLVGVGYGKAKEVPDAIRKAVDDAFKNIVEVKTKGSTIPHDVEVKYNASRILLKPASEGTGVIAGGSTRPIVELAGIKDILTKSLGSNNSANVVRATIKALTMLKG comes from the coding sequence ATGGAAAAATATAATAGAGAAGAATTTGAAGAAGTAATCGTCGATATCGGCAGGGTTACTAAGGTTGTTAAAGGTGGTAGAAGATTTAGATTTACTGCTTTAGTTATCGTTGGAAATAGAAAAGGTTTAGTTGGTGTGGGCTATGGAAAAGCTAAAGAAGTTCCAGATGCTATAAGAAAAGCAGTTGATGATGCTTTTAAAAACATTGTTGAAGTTAAAACAAAAGGTTCAACTATCCCTCATGATGTAGAAGTAAAATACAACGCAAGTAGAATTTTACTTAAGCCAGCAAGCGAAGGTACAGGGGTTATTGCAGGTGGTTCAACGCGTCCTATCGTGGAACTTGCAGGTATTAAAGACATTTTAACTAAGTCTTTAGGTTCAAATAATTCAGCAAATGTTGTGCGTGCTACTATCAAAGCACTTACAATGCTTAAAGGATAA
- a CDS encoding DNA-deoxyinosine glycosylase, producing the protein MQILTHPFKPFFDENSKVLILGSFPSIKSREENFYYQHSKNRFWRIFEILFECELKTVQVQKAFLKANHIALWDVIASCKIKNSDDKTISYAKANDINMILDKANIEKICVLGKVASKYFAKFYPEQEFFELPSSSPANMNYSLENLVEKYSIIKER; encoded by the coding sequence ATGCAAATTCTAACTCATCCTTTCAAACCTTTTTTTGATGAAAACTCAAAAGTTTTAATACTAGGTTCTTTTCCATCTATTAAATCAAGAGAAGAAAATTTTTATTATCAACATAGCAAAAATCGTTTTTGGCGTATTTTTGAAATATTATTTGAGTGTGAGTTAAAAACAGTACAAGTTCAAAAAGCTTTTTTAAAAGCAAATCATATAGCACTTTGGGATGTTATAGCAAGTTGTAAGATAAAAAATTCAGATGATAAAACTATTTCTTATGCTAAAGCAAATGATATAAATATGATTTTAGATAAGGCAAATATAGAAAAAATTTGTGTATTAGGTAAAGTTGCAAGTAAATATTTTGCTAAATTTTATCCTGAGCAAGAATTTTTTGAACTCCCTTCAAGCTCTCCTGCTAATATGAATTATTCTTTAGAAAATTTAGTAGAAAAATATAGCATTATAAAGGAAAGATAA
- a CDS encoding ferritin family protein, translated as MKQYESYKCQKCGNEVEVQNVGGGKLSCCGQEMECITKDLTAVNLMKAFAGESMARNKYDLFADIAQEEGWHAIAKHFREAAENEKWHARAEFKAYHELVDGKALEETAKNLICAAEGENYEHTTMYPNFAKIAEDEGKRNIARLFTAIGKVEIEHEREYLALKKMLEEEDFFNSEVEELWVCEVCGHIHRGKKAPNACPLCKAPKEYFKREFLG; from the coding sequence ATGAAACAATATGAAAGTTATAAATGCCAAAAATGTGGCAATGAAGTAGAAGTACAAAATGTAGGTGGTGGAAAGCTTAGTTGCTGTGGTCAAGAAATGGAGTGTATTACTAAAGATTTAACAGCTGTAAATTTAATGAAAGCTTTTGCTGGAGAATCTATGGCAAGAAATAAATATGATTTATTTGCAGATATTGCTCAAGAAGAAGGTTGGCATGCTATTGCAAAACATTTTAGAGAAGCTGCAGAAAATGAAAAATGGCACGCAAGAGCTGAATTTAAAGCTTATCATGAATTAGTAGATGGTAAAGCTTTAGAAGAAACTGCTAAAAATTTAATCTGCGCAGCAGAGGGCGAAAACTATGAGCATACTACTATGTATCCAAATTTTGCAAAAATCGCAGAAGATGAGGGCAAAAGAAATATAGCAAGATTATTTACAGCTATAGGTAAAGTAGAAATTGAACATGAAAGAGAATATCTAGCGCTTAAAAAAATGCTTGAAGAAGAAGATTTCTTTAACTCAGAAGTAGAAGAATTATGGGTTTGTGAAGTTTGTGGGCATATACACCGTGGTAAAAAAGCACCAAATGCCTGTCCTTTGTGTAAAGCTCCAAAAGAATACTTCAAACGCGAATTTTTAGGATAA